The Hyalangium ruber genome includes a window with the following:
- a CDS encoding ATP-binding domain-containing protein translates to MNEPQEALSEQARAVIAEEEALLARVLGAIQSVRQRSGRGQDRGDLLERLTTLRDEASTAVESDLPALFQQLDNTRALLERDETVHLPDPHTPYFAHLRLKRYESTPQEYLLGRTTFTDAASGVRVIDWRYAPIARVFYGYEEGDDYEEYFGDRLSEGIVEARRLVVIERGVLTRIRAGSLHLERTAAGEWREVGATSTLSGGAGTAVRAGSLGVGTGEEGRAGRFDVTAQLDSEQFEALQVGADQPLLVLGSAGSGKTTVALHRLAKLTFDLRARSLPSKMKVVVPEEGLARLSKRLLAPLELRNVSVETLDAWAYATACTAFGVKSIALSPDKPALTARLKRHPALRPVLEKRLHLSKKTEPNFKRLRKRLAELLTDRTVLAEVVAASKGDLPLPAIDDTVRHTMLQLATPLAQEFEGYHPESLQTVDGLALEESTPDALANTVDVEDLPLLLFLKARYGHLGTEPLAHAVLDEAEDFSLFELSVMGQQLGKTRSCTLAGDEMQQTTTSFAGWPAALAELGIKDAATVRLSVSYRCPRPVIELARHVLGPMAPEAPPKNAREGVPVGFHHFPEEAQAWLFVRDALKDLLEREPRASVAVIASSPEAARAFHKVVDDMPAVRLVLEGDFSFEPGVDVTDVESIKGLEFDYVILPDATARAWPQSDETRRKLHVAITRASHQLWVISSGVRSRLLPAPQA, encoded by the coding sequence ATGAACGAGCCCCAGGAAGCCCTCTCCGAGCAGGCGCGGGCCGTCATCGCGGAGGAGGAGGCCCTGCTGGCGAGGGTGCTCGGCGCCATCCAGTCGGTGCGCCAGCGCTCGGGCCGGGGCCAGGACCGTGGCGACCTGCTGGAGCGACTCACCACCCTGCGAGACGAGGCGAGCACCGCCGTCGAGAGCGACCTGCCGGCCCTGTTCCAGCAGCTCGACAACACGCGCGCCCTGCTGGAGCGCGACGAGACGGTCCACCTGCCCGATCCGCATACGCCCTACTTCGCGCACCTGCGCCTGAAGCGGTACGAAAGTACCCCGCAGGAGTACCTGCTAGGGCGCACCACCTTCACGGATGCCGCCAGTGGCGTGCGCGTCATCGACTGGCGCTATGCCCCCATCGCCCGCGTCTTCTACGGCTACGAGGAGGGCGATGACTATGAGGAGTACTTCGGAGACCGGCTCTCCGAGGGCATCGTCGAGGCCCGGCGGTTGGTGGTCATCGAGCGCGGCGTGCTCACGCGCATCCGCGCGGGCTCGCTGCACCTGGAGCGGACCGCTGCGGGTGAGTGGCGGGAGGTGGGCGCCACCTCCACGCTCTCGGGAGGCGCGGGCACGGCGGTGCGCGCGGGCAGCCTCGGCGTGGGCACCGGCGAGGAGGGACGGGCCGGCCGCTTCGACGTCACCGCGCAGCTCGACTCCGAGCAGTTCGAGGCCCTGCAGGTAGGCGCGGATCAACCGCTGCTGGTGCTGGGGAGCGCCGGCAGCGGGAAGACGACGGTGGCCCTGCACCGGCTGGCGAAGCTCACCTTCGATCTGCGCGCCCGCTCCCTGCCCTCGAAGATGAAGGTGGTGGTGCCCGAGGAGGGCCTGGCACGGCTGTCCAAGCGCCTGCTCGCGCCGCTGGAGCTGCGCAACGTGTCCGTGGAGACGCTCGATGCGTGGGCCTACGCCACCGCCTGCACGGCGTTCGGGGTGAAGTCCATCGCACTGTCTCCGGACAAGCCGGCCCTCACCGCTCGGCTCAAGCGCCACCCGGCGCTGCGGCCCGTGCTGGAGAAGCGGCTCCACCTCTCGAAGAAGACGGAGCCAAACTTCAAGCGCCTCCGCAAGCGGCTGGCCGAGCTGCTCACGGACCGCACCGTGCTGGCCGAGGTGGTGGCCGCCTCGAAGGGAGACCTGCCCCTGCCCGCCATCGACGATACGGTGCGGCACACGATGCTCCAGCTGGCCACGCCGCTGGCCCAGGAGTTCGAGGGCTACCACCCCGAGTCCCTCCAGACGGTGGACGGGCTCGCGCTGGAGGAGTCCACGCCGGACGCGCTGGCGAACACCGTGGACGTGGAGGACCTGCCGCTGCTGCTCTTCCTCAAGGCGCGCTACGGGCACCTGGGCACCGAGCCGCTGGCGCACGCGGTGCTCGACGAGGCGGAGGACTTCTCGCTCTTCGAGCTGTCGGTGATGGGCCAGCAGCTCGGCAAGACCCGGAGCTGCACGCTGGCGGGAGACGAGATGCAGCAGACCACCACGAGCTTCGCGGGCTGGCCCGCTGCCCTGGCGGAGCTGGGCATCAAGGACGCGGCCACGGTGCGACTCTCGGTGTCCTATCGCTGCCCACGGCCGGTCATCGAGCTGGCGCGCCACGTGCTCGGGCCCATGGCTCCCGAGGCTCCACCGAAGAACGCGCGCGAGGGCGTGCCGGTGGGCTTCCACCACTTCCCCGAGGAGGCACAGGCGTGGCTCTTCGTCCGGGACGCGCTCAAGGACCTGCTCGAGCGGGAGCCGCGCGCCTCGGTGGCCGTCATCGCCAGCAGCCCGGAGGCCGCGCGCGCCTTCCACAAGGTGGTGGATGACATGCCCGCCGTGCGGCTGGTGCTGGAGGGCGACTTCTCGTTCGAGCCGGGCGTGGACGTCACGGACGTGGAGAGCATCAAGGGCTTGGAGTTCGACTACGTCATCCTCCCGGATGCCACGGCGCGCGCCTGGCCGCAGTCGGACGAGACGCGCCGCAAGCTCCACGTGGCCATCACCCGCGCCTCGCACCAGCTCTGGGTCATCTCCTCGGGCGTGCGCTCGCGCCTGTTGCCCGCGCCCCAAGCCTGA
- a CDS encoding LysR family transcriptional regulator codes for MSLTHIQSFVAVAEEGHVGRAARRLHLTQPPLSRHILALEDELGAQLFERTPRGMRLLPAGEAFLQHARRILAEVDAAVHTVRGVGSERSEP; via the coding sequence GTGAGTCTCACGCACATCCAGTCCTTCGTCGCGGTGGCCGAAGAGGGCCACGTGGGGCGCGCCGCCCGCCGGCTCCACCTCACCCAGCCCCCGCTCAGCCGCCACATCCTCGCCCTGGAAGACGAGCTCGGCGCCCAGCTCTTCGAGCGCACCCCTCGGGGCATGCGCCTGCTGCCCGCCGGCGAGGCGTTCCTCCAGCACGCGCGCCGCATCCTCGCCGAGGTGGACGCCGCCGTGCATACCGTGCGCGGCGTCGGTTCCGAGCGCTCGGAGCCGTGA
- a CDS encoding CARDB domain-containing protein: protein MKAQHRQRWLKPLLVAGGMLAGCGRGNVGPAELFLDSMLSAVTSSQAPDLWVSSVGGPLSTPAPTGYFVTVTACNQGTVGVSSTVSLYLSEDTRIAATDSLVGSAPTGMLHPQQCATLHVRTEGAVSGASGLLYVGALIDPGNTVEESTETNNSRAGTRMAIGSGADLTVAEVSAPVSLLPSGAFQTTATVCNTGTASASATVEVYLSDDAAFSPEDTRVGRAATRMLEGGQCAALAIPSTANVAEGSWYVAARVAGAPGVVDLVEGNDVRVGNRAVVGHGPDFTVSAVSGPSRLPEDPSETLSFNATVCNQGTESAAPQVEVYLSADSALSATDTRVGSASVETLEPGQCASVTVSGAPGVSSGLWYVAAWVDRAEGVRELLEDNNTRVGQRQSLGRGVDLVVAEVRGPASAVSAQPMKATTTVCNQGTASSPEASVALFLSLDASISTADPYLGSAQVPALGAGECAPLEVSGLVNVPSGSWYVGAYVDSAQGVVELSENNNLRAGNVLGVGDGADLVVSRVTGPDKLQGGQPVTGQATVCNQGTQPGRAGARVGLYLSRDAAIIASDMLLGEVVLPTVGVGQCVAVSVPGGVQVPEGTWYLGAIADLSGEEVELIEDNNILAGGTLTVGNALDATLAAAHSPRPSSRVSGAHNQDT, encoded by the coding sequence TTGAAGGCACAGCATCGTCAGCGCTGGCTGAAGCCCCTGCTGGTGGCGGGAGGGATGCTGGCGGGGTGTGGGCGGGGGAATGTGGGGCCGGCGGAGCTCTTCCTGGACTCGATGCTGAGCGCGGTCACCTCCTCCCAGGCGCCGGACCTGTGGGTGTCCTCGGTGGGAGGGCCGCTGAGTACACCGGCGCCCACCGGCTACTTCGTCACCGTGACGGCGTGCAACCAGGGCACGGTCGGTGTCAGCAGCACGGTGAGTCTCTACCTGTCGGAGGACACGCGCATCGCCGCCACGGACAGCCTGGTGGGTAGCGCGCCGACGGGGATGCTGCACCCCCAGCAGTGCGCCACCCTGCATGTGCGGACCGAGGGCGCGGTGAGTGGGGCCAGCGGTCTGCTGTACGTGGGCGCGCTGATCGACCCCGGCAACACGGTGGAGGAGTCCACCGAGACGAACAACAGCCGCGCGGGCACGCGGATGGCCATTGGCTCGGGCGCGGACCTCACGGTCGCCGAGGTGAGCGCGCCCGTGAGCCTCCTGCCTTCGGGGGCGTTCCAGACGACCGCCACGGTGTGCAACACGGGCACCGCCAGCGCCTCGGCCACGGTCGAGGTCTACCTCTCAGACGACGCCGCCTTCTCGCCCGAGGACACGCGGGTGGGTCGCGCGGCGACGCGCATGCTGGAGGGCGGGCAGTGCGCCGCGCTGGCGATTCCCTCCACGGCGAACGTGGCGGAGGGGTCCTGGTACGTGGCGGCGCGGGTGGCGGGGGCGCCTGGGGTGGTGGATCTCGTGGAGGGCAATGACGTCCGGGTGGGCAACCGCGCGGTCGTGGGCCATGGGCCGGACTTCACCGTGAGCGCGGTGAGTGGGCCTTCGCGGCTCCCGGAGGACCCCTCGGAGACGCTGAGCTTCAACGCCACGGTGTGCAACCAGGGCACCGAGAGCGCCGCGCCGCAGGTGGAGGTCTATCTGTCGGCGGACTCCGCCCTGAGCGCCACGGATACGCGGGTGGGCAGCGCCTCGGTCGAGACCCTGGAGCCGGGGCAGTGCGCTTCGGTGACTGTCAGCGGCGCGCCCGGCGTGAGCAGCGGGCTGTGGTACGTGGCGGCCTGGGTGGACCGCGCCGAGGGTGTGCGGGAGCTGCTCGAGGACAACAACACCCGGGTGGGCCAGCGGCAGTCCCTGGGCCGCGGGGTGGATCTCGTCGTCGCCGAGGTGCGCGGCCCCGCGAGCGCCGTCTCCGCGCAGCCGATGAAGGCCACCACCACGGTGTGCAACCAGGGCACGGCGTCGAGCCCCGAGGCCAGCGTGGCCCTCTTCTTGTCGTTGGATGCGTCCATCTCCACGGCGGATCCGTACCTGGGGAGCGCCCAGGTCCCCGCACTGGGAGCGGGCGAGTGCGCGCCGCTGGAGGTCTCCGGCCTCGTCAACGTGCCGAGCGGCTCGTGGTACGTGGGCGCCTACGTCGACAGCGCGCAGGGTGTGGTGGAGCTGTCCGAGAACAACAACCTCCGGGCGGGCAATGTGCTCGGTGTGGGGGATGGCGCGGATCTGGTCGTCTCTCGCGTCACGGGGCCGGACAAGCTCCAGGGCGGGCAGCCGGTCACGGGACAGGCCACCGTGTGCAACCAGGGCACTCAGCCTGGACGCGCGGGCGCCCGGGTCGGTCTGTATCTGTCGCGGGATGCGGCGATCATCGCCTCGGACATGCTCCTCGGCGAGGTGGTGCTGCCCACGGTGGGAGTCGGGCAGTGCGTCGCGGTGTCCGTTCCCGGGGGTGTGCAGGTTCCCGAGGGCACCTGGTATCTGGGCGCGATCGCTGACCTGAGCGGCGAAGAGGTGGAGCTCATCGAGGACAACAACATCCTCGCTGGCGGCACCCTCACCGTGGGCAACGCCCTGGACGCCACGCTGGCGGCCGCCCATTCGCCCAGGCCATCTTCCCGGGTGTCCGGCGCACACAACCAGGATACGTAG
- a CDS encoding FKBP-type peptidyl-prolyl cis-trans isomerase: MRKLWVLAVALAVAGCQKPTENKSAEGGANTGATTTGTSTGAATGAAGDPQTEDQKTLYALGLSIGRSVAVFGLSPQELDFVKAGITAEVTGQKAAVEIATYGPKIQTLAVNRQSAKASAEKEKGKAFLEQAAKEPGAVKTESGLIYKETQAGTGAAPTPTDIVRVHYKGTLIDGKEFDSSFKRNEPATFPLNGVIRCWTEGLQKMKVGGKARLVCPSEIAYGDRGAPPDIPGGATLIFEVELLEATKNPSPTPPMIPMNTPGVPQGVKPGSPPPGGQKAPPPTK; this comes from the coding sequence ATGCGGAAACTCTGGGTATTGGCGGTGGCGCTGGCCGTTGCCGGCTGCCAGAAGCCAACGGAAAACAAGAGCGCCGAGGGCGGCGCGAATACGGGTGCCACCACGACGGGCACCAGCACGGGCGCGGCCACCGGTGCCGCGGGTGACCCGCAGACCGAGGATCAGAAGACGCTGTACGCGCTGGGCCTGTCGATCGGCCGCAGCGTCGCGGTGTTCGGCCTGTCGCCTCAGGAGCTGGACTTCGTGAAGGCCGGCATCACCGCCGAAGTCACGGGCCAGAAGGCCGCGGTGGAGATCGCCACCTACGGGCCCAAGATTCAGACGCTGGCCGTCAACCGCCAGTCGGCCAAGGCCTCCGCCGAGAAGGAGAAGGGCAAGGCCTTCCTGGAGCAGGCGGCCAAGGAGCCGGGCGCGGTGAAGACCGAGTCGGGCCTCATCTACAAGGAGACGCAGGCGGGCACGGGCGCCGCGCCCACGCCCACCGACATCGTGCGCGTGCACTACAAGGGCACGCTCATCGACGGCAAGGAGTTCGACAGCTCCTTCAAGCGCAACGAGCCGGCCACCTTCCCGCTCAACGGCGTCATCCGCTGCTGGACCGAGGGTCTGCAGAAGATGAAGGTCGGCGGTAAGGCCCGCCTGGTGTGCCCCTCCGAGATCGCCTACGGCGATCGCGGCGCCCCGCCGGACATCCCGGGGGGTGCCACGCTCATCTTCGAGGTGGAGCTGCTCGAGGCGACGAAGAACCCGTCGCCCACCCCGCCGATGATTCCCATGAACACCCCGGGCGTGCCCCAGGGCGTCAAGCCGGGCTCGCCCCCGCCGGGCGGGCAGAAGGCTCCGCCGCCCACGAAGTAG
- the map gene encoding type I methionyl aminopeptidase, whose product MGIPLLKGTEIDRLRLAGQAAAGTLAWVAGRLTPGITTADIDAWVREDTARRGGTPSQLGYHGFPASVCTSRNQVVCHGIPRKDERLEPGDIINVDVTTCLNGFHGDTSATFLIGEVSAEARHVVDVARRCRDAGVAVVRHGAKLGDIGAAIEELARAEGCSVVREYGGHGIGRSMHGPPHVSHVGERGTGITLKSGMVLTIEPMVNLGRPGIRLLPDKWTVVTEDGSLSAQFEHTVLVTREGCEVLTRLDPGAASA is encoded by the coding sequence ATGGGAATTCCACTGCTGAAGGGGACCGAGATTGATCGCCTGCGACTGGCCGGGCAGGCGGCGGCGGGGACGCTGGCCTGGGTGGCGGGGCGGCTGACGCCGGGCATCACGACGGCGGACATCGACGCGTGGGTGCGGGAGGACACGGCGCGGCGCGGGGGGACACCGAGCCAGCTGGGCTACCACGGCTTCCCGGCGTCGGTGTGTACGAGCCGCAATCAGGTGGTGTGCCACGGGATTCCGCGGAAGGACGAGCGGCTGGAGCCGGGGGACATCATCAACGTGGATGTGACGACGTGCCTGAACGGGTTCCACGGGGACACCTCGGCCACGTTCCTGATTGGCGAGGTGTCGGCGGAGGCGCGGCACGTGGTGGACGTGGCGCGCCGGTGCCGGGATGCGGGGGTGGCGGTGGTGCGCCATGGCGCGAAGCTGGGGGATATCGGCGCGGCGATTGAAGAGCTGGCGCGGGCGGAGGGCTGCAGCGTGGTGCGCGAGTACGGGGGGCACGGCATCGGCCGGTCGATGCACGGGCCTCCGCACGTGTCTCACGTGGGGGAGCGGGGGACGGGCATCACGCTGAAGTCGGGGATGGTGCTCACCATCGAGCCGATGGTGAACCTGGGGCGTCCGGGCATCCGGCTGCTGCCGGACAAGTGGACAGTGGTGACAGAGGACGGGAGCCTGTCGGCCCAGTTCGAGCACACGGTGCTGGTGACGCGGGAGGGGTGCGAGGTCCTCACGCGACTGGACCCCGGGGCCGCCAGCGCGTGA
- a CDS encoding GlsB/YeaQ/YmgE family stress response membrane protein — protein sequence MGLCSWIVFGFVVGLIARFIMPGQQKLGIIRTTLLGVGGSFMGGFLAALLWGGNWRSPSPAGFIGAIIGAVVLLMISETLFSRRR from the coding sequence ATGGGGCTGTGCAGCTGGATCGTCTTCGGCTTCGTCGTGGGCCTGATCGCCCGCTTCATCATGCCGGGCCAGCAGAAGCTGGGCATCATCCGCACCACCCTGCTGGGCGTCGGAGGCTCCTTCATGGGCGGCTTCCTCGCCGCGCTCCTCTGGGGCGGCAACTGGCGCAGCCCCTCCCCCGCAGGCTTCATCGGCGCCATCATCGGCGCCGTCGTGCTGCTGATGATCTCCGAGACGCTCTTCTCCCGCCGCCGCTGA
- a CDS encoding kinesin, translating to MSAPLVYRRYGGSLQVDIPTFDALVEAIRIPETQWMATACPLSGFNCDARFLAFLDGDANGRIRVAEVRAAVEHTAKLLQSRKGVDARSDVLELEALSPEGAKVRAAALRILAVLKISETGRVSLAQVRASEQVLRDAGVNGDGIVAPPFLPENVRALASRIMAAFPEVKNRASQAGIDAPMLQRFREARTALLTHMGQKDALHLWGEPSMERARRIREVKPLLDEYFLQCRLVAAQPEAAASLKLPAGRVEGMLGDSAALLKGVAVLPVAPVDPAGVLTWARLYRGPAFEALEAFRKDVAAPLTGDAQHLSDAAWKELSSRAEALLAWQAGFEANPVRGMLAELASLSDADLGTLEAACKADLALKEELDAITELERLLLYQRWLLPFANNFISMPDLYTPRRKALFEKGTLILGGRKYTLAVLAAPRDAHIALTSQGTTCVLYVKVTPKEGGDGYEVAVPVTRGRSDHLEVGKRGIFHDVDGKEHDAIVTHVIRQPVSLWEAMTQPFQRIGRFISSKVEAMASSGDKAFEAQLEKGYAHSTAVVTTAGAPPAPAAAAAAAPPAQPGGLAGLLAAGGIAFAAVGSALAFIVAQTKSLTLVDIFSAAVVIAAIVMLPAGLFGWLKLRRRNLALLLEGSGWALNDRLILSRDLAALVTRKPRLPKGSRIDRTDKLRSTLVDLQDEEDEDSEEGMPGAVKVLVVLAILLAVLWQVRGPLARFACEYQWLSAESCGALLPVVPPKPEAPVAPVPPTPAP from the coding sequence ATGTCCGCGCCCCTCGTGTATCGCCGCTATGGCGGCTCGCTCCAAGTCGACATCCCCACCTTTGATGCCCTCGTCGAGGCCATCCGCATTCCCGAGACGCAGTGGATGGCCACCGCGTGCCCGCTCTCGGGGTTCAACTGTGACGCGCGCTTCCTGGCCTTCCTGGACGGCGACGCCAACGGCCGCATCCGCGTCGCCGAGGTGCGCGCCGCCGTGGAGCACACCGCGAAGCTCCTCCAGTCCCGCAAGGGCGTGGATGCCCGGAGTGATGTGCTCGAGCTGGAGGCGCTCTCGCCGGAGGGCGCCAAGGTGCGCGCCGCCGCCCTGCGCATCCTCGCGGTGCTGAAAATCTCGGAGACGGGCCGCGTCTCCCTGGCGCAGGTGCGCGCCAGCGAGCAGGTGCTGCGCGATGCGGGCGTCAATGGAGACGGCATCGTCGCGCCGCCCTTCCTCCCGGAGAATGTGCGCGCCCTGGCCTCGCGCATCATGGCCGCCTTCCCCGAGGTGAAGAACCGCGCGAGCCAGGCCGGCATCGACGCGCCCATGCTCCAGCGCTTCCGTGAGGCGCGCACCGCGCTGCTCACGCACATGGGGCAGAAGGACGCCTTGCACCTCTGGGGCGAGCCGAGCATGGAGCGCGCCCGGCGCATCCGCGAGGTGAAGCCGTTGCTGGATGAGTACTTCCTCCAGTGTCGGTTGGTGGCCGCCCAGCCCGAGGCCGCCGCGAGCCTCAAGCTGCCCGCCGGTCGGGTGGAGGGCATGCTCGGAGACAGCGCCGCCCTCCTGAAGGGCGTGGCCGTGCTGCCCGTGGCTCCGGTGGATCCGGCCGGGGTGCTCACCTGGGCCCGGCTGTATCGCGGGCCGGCCTTCGAGGCCCTGGAGGCGTTCCGCAAGGACGTAGCGGCGCCCCTCACCGGCGACGCGCAGCACTTGAGTGACGCCGCCTGGAAGGAGCTGTCGTCCCGAGCCGAGGCGCTTCTGGCCTGGCAGGCCGGCTTCGAGGCCAACCCCGTGCGCGGCATGCTGGCGGAGCTGGCCTCCCTCTCCGACGCGGACCTGGGCACCCTCGAGGCCGCGTGCAAGGCGGACCTGGCGCTCAAGGAGGAGCTGGACGCCATCACCGAGCTGGAGCGCTTGTTGCTCTACCAGCGGTGGTTGCTACCGTTCGCCAACAACTTCATCAGCATGCCGGACCTCTATACCCCCCGGCGCAAGGCGCTCTTCGAGAAGGGCACGCTCATCCTCGGCGGACGCAAGTACACGCTGGCGGTGCTCGCCGCACCGCGAGACGCGCACATCGCGCTGACGAGCCAGGGCACCACCTGCGTCCTCTACGTCAAGGTGACTCCCAAGGAGGGCGGAGATGGCTACGAGGTGGCCGTGCCCGTCACCCGTGGGCGCAGCGACCACCTGGAGGTCGGCAAGCGCGGCATCTTCCACGACGTGGACGGCAAGGAGCACGACGCCATCGTCACCCATGTCATCCGCCAGCCCGTCTCCCTGTGGGAGGCGATGACGCAGCCCTTCCAGCGCATCGGCCGCTTCATCTCCTCGAAGGTCGAGGCGATGGCGAGCTCGGGGGACAAGGCATTCGAGGCGCAGCTGGAGAAGGGGTACGCGCACTCCACCGCCGTGGTCACCACCGCGGGGGCTCCTCCGGCTCCGGCGGCGGCTGCTGCTGCTGCGCCTCCGGCCCAGCCGGGTGGCCTCGCCGGGCTCTTGGCCGCCGGTGGCATCGCCTTCGCGGCGGTTGGCTCGGCGCTGGCCTTCATCGTCGCGCAGACGAAGTCGCTCACCCTGGTGGACATCTTCTCCGCGGCCGTCGTCATCGCCGCCATCGTCATGCTGCCGGCCGGGTTGTTCGGGTGGCTGAAGCTGCGGCGGCGCAACCTCGCGCTGCTGCTGGAGGGCTCGGGGTGGGCGCTCAATGACCGGTTGATCCTCTCGCGCGACCTGGCCGCGCTCGTCACCCGCAAGCCGCGCCTGCCCAAGGGCTCGCGAATCGATCGCACCGACAAGCTCCGCTCGACCCTCGTGGACCTCCAGGATGAGGAGGACGAAGACAGCGAGGAGGGCATGCCGGGCGCCGTGAAGGTCCTGGTGGTGCTGGCGATCCTGCTGGCGGTGCTGTGGCAGGTGCGAGGGCCCCTGGCCCGATTCGCCTGTGAGTATCAGTGGTTGTCCGCCGAGAGCTGCGGCGCGCTGCTGCCGGTGGTGCCTCCCAAGCCCGAGGCTCCCGTTGCCCCCGTTCCGCCTACACCAGCGCCCTAA
- a CDS encoding aldo/keto reductase produces the protein MEYRKLGHSGLKVSSLCLGTMTFGEPTEGSMMHGVATDEKTSFAIMDRALEAGINFWDTANVYGNDGLTEKVLGNWFAQSKRRDEVVLATKFRFRMGKGPNDTGASRYQIRAAVEGSLRRLRTDRIDLYQVHMQDIDTPEEETLRALEDLVRQGKVLYLGASNYAAYRLVDSLWTSKSQHLSRFIALQAQYSLVVRELEREHVSVCEQFGLGILPWSPLAGGFLSGKYRKGQPPPDASRLAKWKDRLSGFDTPRNWRILEAVDAVAAELKASPSQVALAWLLRKRAVTSVIFGARTVEQLEDNLKAAELKLDDAQFKRLDEASALELGYPYDFMQRVQGRW, from the coding sequence ATGGAGTACCGCAAGCTGGGACACAGCGGCCTGAAGGTGTCGAGCCTGTGCCTGGGGACGATGACGTTCGGCGAGCCGACCGAAGGCTCGATGATGCACGGGGTGGCGACCGACGAGAAGACGTCCTTCGCCATCATGGACCGCGCGCTGGAGGCGGGCATCAACTTCTGGGACACGGCCAACGTCTACGGCAACGACGGGCTGACCGAGAAGGTGCTGGGCAACTGGTTCGCCCAGTCCAAGCGGCGCGACGAGGTGGTGCTGGCCACCAAGTTCCGCTTCCGCATGGGCAAGGGGCCCAACGACACGGGCGCCTCGCGCTATCAGATTCGCGCCGCGGTGGAGGGCAGCCTGCGCCGGCTGCGGACCGACCGCATTGATTTGTACCAGGTCCACATGCAGGACATCGACACGCCCGAGGAGGAGACGCTCCGCGCGCTGGAGGACCTGGTGCGCCAGGGCAAGGTGCTCTACCTCGGCGCCAGCAACTACGCCGCCTACCGGCTGGTGGACAGCCTGTGGACGAGCAAGAGCCAGCACCTCTCGCGCTTCATCGCCCTGCAGGCCCAGTACAGCCTGGTGGTGCGCGAGCTGGAGCGCGAGCACGTGTCCGTCTGTGAGCAGTTCGGCCTGGGCATCCTCCCGTGGTCGCCCCTGGCCGGCGGCTTCCTGTCGGGCAAGTACCGCAAGGGCCAGCCGCCGCCGGACGCCTCGCGCCTGGCCAAGTGGAAGGATCGGCTCTCGGGCTTCGACACCCCTCGGAACTGGCGGATCCTGGAGGCCGTGGACGCGGTGGCCGCCGAGCTGAAGGCCTCGCCCTCGCAGGTGGCCCTGGCGTGGCTGCTGCGCAAGCGCGCCGTCACCTCCGTCATCTTCGGCGCGCGCACCGTGGAGCAGCTCGAGGACAACCTGAAGGCCGCGGAGCTGAAGCTGGACGACGCTCAGTTCAAGCGGCTGGACGAGGCGAGCGCCCTGGAGCTGGGCTACCCCTACGACTTCATGCAGCGCGTCCAGGGCCGCTGGTAG